A window from Bos indicus isolate NIAB-ARS_2022 breed Sahiwal x Tharparkar chromosome 1, NIAB-ARS_B.indTharparkar_mat_pri_1.0, whole genome shotgun sequence encodes these proteins:
- the MIS18A gene encoding protein Mis18-alpha: MAGAWSSDCCEGCSSTNCTCGHKSKWGDSSLLGRRLSEDSSRHQLLQKWASMWSSVSGDASAACPERKRREEAAEPAEEDRPLVFLCSSCRRPLGDSLSWVASQEDTNCILLRCVTCNVSVNEEQILSKRKNENGCILETLYCTGCSLNLGYLYRCTPKDLDYKRDLFCLSVGAIESYVLGSSERQIVSEDKELFNLESRVEIEKSLKQMEDVLKALQTKLWEVESKLSFTSCKS, encoded by the exons ATGGCGGGCGCTTGGTCCTCGGATTGTTGTGAAGGATGTTCCTCTACTAACTGTACGTGTGGCCACAAGAGCAAGTGGGGTGACTCCTCCCTGTTAGGCAGGCGGCTCTCGGAAGACTCGAGCCGCCACCAGCTGCTGCAGAAGTGGGCGAGCATGTGGAGCTCCGTGAGCGGAGACGCATCGGCGGCCTGCCCTGAAAGGAAGCGGCGCGAGGAGGCTGCGGAGCCGGCGGAGGAGGACAGGCCGCTGGTTTTTCTGTGCTCGAGCTGCCGGCGGCCGCTGGGAGACTCGCTGAGCTGGGTGGCGAGTCAGGAAGACACCAACTGCATCTTGCTGCGCT GTGTTACCTGTAATGTTTCTGTGAATGAGGAACAGATATTATCCAAAcgtaaaaatgaaaatggttg CATCCTGGAGACTTTGTACTGCACAGGATGTTCGCTCAACCTCGGCTACCTGTACAGGTGCACACCCAAGGATCTAGACTACAAGAGGGACTTGTTCTGCCTTAGTGTTGGAGCCATTGAAAG TTATGTTTTAGGGTCATCTGAAAGGCAAATTGTGTCAGAAGACAAAGAGCTTTTTAATCTTGAAAGTAGAGTTGAAATAGAAAAATCTCTAAAGCAG ATGGAAGATGTTTTGAAAGCCTTGCAAACAAAGCTTTGGGAGGTCGAATCAAAACTGTCCTTTACCAGTTGTAAAAGCTGA